The Myxococcus virescens genome segment GATTGCGACGGTGGTGGCCAACATCTTCAACCTGCTGGGCAACCTGCTGCTCGTCTTCGGTGGCGCCAATCTGCCGGCGTGGCTCGGCCCGCTGCGGTCGGTGCCGGCCCTGGGTGTGGCGGGCTCCGCGATGGCGACATCGGCGAGCATCGGCATCGAGCTCGTCATCGCGGTGCTGTTCATTCGCAGCCGCAAGGTGGAAGGGGCGCCCGCGCGGCGTCTGCCGGTGTGGGCGGACCTCTCGCGAGCCATCCGGCTGGGCCTCCCCATTGGTCTTCACATCTGCGCGGAGGTCGGCGTGTTCGCGCTGGCGGGCGTGCTGGCGGCGGGGCTGGGGCCGGCGAGCGTGGGCGCGCACCAGATTGCCATCTCCTTCGCGAGCGTCTCCTTCACCGTGGCCATGGGCATTGGTAACGCGGGCAGCGTGCGGGTGGGCTGGGCGGTGGGCGCGCACAACACGCCGCAGGCGCGGCTCAGCGGCTTCATGGCGCTGGCGGGTGGCGCGGGCTTCATGGCGCTGAGTGGCCTGGTGTTCGCGCTGTTCCCTCACACGCTGGCGAAGCTGGCGGGGGCGCCCGCGGACGTGCTGCCGCTGCTGATTCCGCTGCTGATGGTGAGCGCCATCTTCCAGGTGTTCGACGGGGCGCAGGGTGTGGGCGCGGGCGTGCTGCGCGGCGCGGGCGACACGCGCTTCACCTTCCTGGCGAACATGGTGGGGCACTACGCCATTGGTCTGCCGGTGACGCTGCTGCTGGCCTTCAAGCTGGGCCTGGGTGTGGTGGGCATCTGGTGGGGGCTGTGCGCGGGCCTCATCAGCGTGGCGGTGGCGCTGGTGTGGCGCTTCAACCGGATGAGCGCGGGCACGCTGCGTCCGGTCGAAGCGTAGCGGCGCGCGGCGGCTACCAGGGCAGGTACTGCTGAATCATCTGCCGCCACACGGGCCAGTCGTGCGTGCCGCCCTGCCACACGGCCAGGTGGTTGCCGATGTCCTTCTTCCACAGCAGGTTGGAGAGGTGCTCGTTGGAGGGGCGGCAGAAGTCGTGCTCCCCCACCGCCAGCACCATCTCCACACGCTGGAGGGCGGAGAGCTGCGCGGGGTCCGTGAGGTTCGGCAGCCACTCCGTGCACGAATGGAAGTAGACGTCCGAGTCGTGGTGTCCGTCGAGGAACTCGTTCGTCTCGAACTTGCCGCCCATGGACAGCAGGCGCCGGAAGACGTGCGGGTGGCGCAGGCCGACGTTGTACGCGTGGAAGCCGCCGAAGCTGCACCCGGCCAGGGTGAGGCGCCCGCCGGTGCTGCGGCTCTTGAGCAGGGGCACCACCTCGTGGAGGAGGTACTCCTCCCACTGCTGGTGGCGCTTGATGCGGTCGGCCGGGTGGATGGCGGTGTTGAACCAGGACTCCTCGTCCACGGAGTCCGGGCACACCACGATGTACCGGCCGGACTGGACGCGGTCGGCGATGGCGCCGATGAGGCCGAAGTCCTCGGCTTGGAAGAAGCGGCCCTTGCTCGTCGGCAGCAGGAGGACCGGTTCGCCCGAGTGGCCGAAGATGAGCAGCTCCATGTCGCGGTGCAGCCGCTCGCTGTACCAGCGGTGGTATTCGCGGTTCATGGCGCGCAACTTAATCGCAATGCGTCAAAGGCTGCGACTGGAGTGCGATG includes the following:
- a CDS encoding MATE family efflux transporter, with protein sequence MSTAVLPTSSVNSPRTELRELARLAVPIAIAQGGQALMGLVDTLVVGRAGTSALAAVGLGNGLYFAVSSFGMGLMMGFDPMISQAIGARQFTRARALLWQGAWMAFCAGVMLATLMSLSPRLLPLAGISEAEAAGASQYLMWRAPGMPMMLMFLTMRSYLQATAFTRPLVIATVVANIFNLLGNLLLVFGGANLPAWLGPLRSVPALGVAGSAMATSASIGIELVIAVLFIRSRKVEGAPARRLPVWADLSRAIRLGLPIGLHICAEVGVFALAGVLAAGLGPASVGAHQIAISFASVSFTVAMGIGNAGSVRVGWAVGAHNTPQARLSGFMALAGGAGFMALSGLVFALFPHTLAKLAGAPADVLPLLIPLLMVSAIFQVFDGAQGVGAGVLRGAGDTRFTFLANMVGHYAIGLPVTLLLAFKLGLGVVGIWWGLCAGLISVAVALVWRFNRMSAGTLRPVEA
- a CDS encoding esterase family protein, with amino-acid sequence MNREYHRWYSERLHRDMELLIFGHSGEPVLLLPTSKGRFFQAEDFGLIGAIADRVQSGRYIVVCPDSVDEESWFNTAIHPADRIKRHQQWEEYLLHEVVPLLKSRSTGGRLTLAGCSFGGFHAYNVGLRHPHVFRRLLSMGGKFETNEFLDGHHDSDVYFHSCTEWLPNLTDPAQLSALQRVEMVLAVGEHDFCRPSNEHLSNLLWKKDIGNHLAVWQGGTHDWPVWRQMIQQYLPW